Proteins co-encoded in one Callospermophilus lateralis isolate mCalLat2 chromosome 2, mCalLat2.hap1, whole genome shotgun sequence genomic window:
- the LOC143390583 gene encoding double C2-like domain-containing protein gamma, with protein sequence MEGTAPPGRRRPPRVSMQEHMAIDVSPGPIRPIRRISDYFPHFYAFAEPALHTHDQRAPAILSAPPPQPDPEPPGDSDDSTALGTLEFTLLFDADNSALHCTAHRAQGLKPPASGSVDTYVKANLLPGASKASQLRTHTVRGTRGPVWEETLTYHGFTCQDARRKTLRLCVCEDPRLRRRRRAPPLGELRVPLRKLVPNRARSFNICLEKRRLTKRPKSLDTARGMSLYEEEQAEAETAWEERGRILLSLCYSSQRGGLLVGILRCAHLAPMDANGYSDPFVRLFLHPNLGKKSKYKTSVRRKTLNPEFNEEFFYAGPREELAQKTLLVSVWDYDLGTADDFIGGVQLSSQASGEQLRHWCECLGHTDRRLELWHPLDGVPPQLGDKPVQDPAYRPVPQWSGHP encoded by the exons ATGGAGGGCACGGCGCCCCCAGGCCGGCGGCGGCCGCCGAGGGTGAGCATGCAGGAGCACATGGCCATAGACGTGAGCCCCGGCCCCATCCGGCCCATCCGCCGCATTTCCGACTACTTCCCGCACTTCTACGCGTTTGCTGAGCCCGCGCTGCACACTCATGACCAGCGCGCTCCGGCCATCCTTTCTGCACCCCCGCCgcagcctgacccagagccaccGGGAGACTCGGACGACAGCa CTGCGCTGGGCACCCTCGAGTTCACACTTCTCTTTGATGCGGACAACAGCGCCCTGCACTGCACTGCCCATCGCGCCCAG GGTCTCAAGCCACCAGCCTCAGGTTCTGTTGACACCTATGTCAAAGCCAATCTGCTGCCAGGGGCCAGCAAG GCCAGCCAGCTTCGGACCCACACCGTTCGGGGTACAAGGGGACCTGTCTGGGAGGAGACACTCACCTATCATGGCTTCACCTGCCAGGATGCTCGGCGCAAGACCCTGCG gctgtgtgtgtgtgaagacccTCGGCTGCGGCGACGGCGGCGGGCACCACCCCTGGGGGAGCTGCGGGTGCCCCTGAGGAAACTGGTGCCCAACCGAGCCAGGAGCTTCAACATCTGCCTGGAGAAGCGGAGACTG ACCAAGAGGCCCAAGAGCCTGGACACAGCCCGGGGCATGTCCCTGTATGAGGAG GAGCAGGCAGAGGCCGAGACGGCTTGGGAGGAACGTGGGCGCATCCTGCTGTCCCTGTGCTATAGTTCCCAGAGAGGGGGCCTGCTGGTGGGCATTCTGCGCTGTGCCCACCTGGCCCCCATGGACGCCAATGGCTACTCTGACCCCTTTGTCCGCCT TTTCCTGCATCCAAACCTGGGGAAGAAATCTAAATACAAGACCAGTGTTCGGAGGAAGACCCTGAATCCCGAGTTCAATGAG GAATTCTTCTATGCAGGCCCCAGAGAGGAGCTGGCCCAGAAGACACTGCTGGTGTCTGTGTGGGACTATGACCTGGGCACGGCAGATGACTTCATCG GTGGGGTGCAGCTGAGCAGCCAGGCCAGCGGGGAGCAACTACGCCACTGGTGTGAGTGCCTGGGTCACACAGACCGCCGGCTGGAGCTGTGGCACCCGCTGGACGGTGTGCCCCCCCAGCTTGGCGACAAACCAGTACAGGATCCTGCTTACAGACCTGTCCCACAGTGGTCAGGACACCCCTGA
- the Nudt8 gene encoding mitochondrial coenzyme A diphosphatase NUDT8 → MQPDCLSVEGERRCRQLLARTTARFRARPAAAAVLVPLCLVRGVPSLLYTLRSSRLTGRHQGDVSFPGGKCDPADQDVVHTALRETQEELGLAVSEEQVWGILQPVHDMRKATVVPVLASVGPLDLQSLKPNPEEVDEVFVLPLAHLLQTQNQGYTHFCQDGHFRYTLPVFLHGPHRVWGLTAVVTDFTLQLLAPGTYQPRLISPELPRG, encoded by the exons ATGCAGCCTGACTGCCTGTCCGTGGAGGGCGAGCGGCGCTGCAGGCAGCTGCTGGCGAGGACCACTGCTCGGTTCCGCGCGCGGCCCGCGGCGGCCGCGGTGCTCGTCCCGCTGTGCCTTGTGCGCGGGGTCCCGTCGCTGCTCTACACGCTGCGCTCCAGTCGCCTGACAGGCCGGCACCAGGGGGACGTCAG TTTCCCAGGCGGCAAGTGTGACCCTGCTGACCAGGATGTGGTGCACACAGCCTTGCGGGAAACCCAGGAGGAACTGGGCCTGGCTGTGTCGGAGGAGCAGGTGTGGGGCATCCTACAGCCTGTGCACGACATG AGAAAGGCCACAGTGGTGCCGGTGCTTGCCAGTGTGGGCCCACTGGACCTGCAGAGCCTCAAGCCCAACCCTGAGGAG GTAGATGAGGTGTTTGTGCTGCCCCTGGCACACCTGCTGCAGACACAGAATCAGGGCTATACCCACTTCTGCCAGGATGGTCACTTCCGTTACACACTGCCCGTCTTCCTCCACGGACCACACCGAGTCTGGGGGCTTACAGCTGTTGTCACCGATTTCACCCTGCAGCTGCTGGCCCCTGGCACCTACCAGCCCCGCCTGATCAGCCCGGAGCTGCCCCGAGGCTGA
- the Tbx10 gene encoding T-box transcription factor TBX10: MAAFLSAGLSVLAPSETYPLPVTSSSWEPRLGAPFPQGPGTSSSAEAHAVAEPTGEGPKNPRVSSVMVQLEMKPLWEEFNQLGTEMIVTKAGRRMFPTFQVKILGMDTLADYALLMDFIPLDDKRYRYAFHSSAWLVAGKADPATPGRVHFHPDSPAKGAQWMRQIVSFDKLKLTNNLLDDNGHIILNSMHRYQPRFHVVFVDPRKDSERYAQENFKSFVFTETQFTAVTAYQNHRITQLKIASNPFAKGFRESDPDSWPVAPGPLLSTPSRSRSSLSPCLLAGATEQEKDPNKASASTSRTHVRLHHQLLPSPEALLAPATYRPLTYQGLYPGAPSHLGIPRTRPAPYPLPNIRANGDQGTLTLPAGLGLLSPTAAHLGPGQDAQ, translated from the exons ATGGCAG CCTTCCTGTCTGCTGGCCTCAGCGTCCTTGCACCCTCGGAAACCTACCCGCTGCCAGTGACCAGCTCCAGTTGGGAGCCCCGCCTGGGGGCGCCGTTTCCACAGGGCCCTGGCACTAGCTCCTCTGCAGAGGCCCACGCCGTGGCTGAGCCCACTGGAGAGGGACCCAAGAACCCGCGTGTGTCCAGCGTGATGGTTCAGCTGGAGATGAAACCCCTGTGGGAAGAATTCAACCAGCTGGGCACCGAGATGATTGTCACCAAGGCGGGCAG GAGGATGTTCCCCACCTTCCAGGTGAAGATCCTGGGCATGGACACATTGGCCGACTACGCCCTGCTCATGGACTTCATCCCGCTGGATGACAAGAGATACAG GTACGCCTTCCACAGCTCAGCCTGGCTGGTGGCGGGCAAGGCTGACCCGGCCACGCCTGGCCGCGTGCACTTCCATCCGGACTCACCAGCCAAGGGCGCCCAGTGGATGCGTCAGATCGTGTCCTTTGACAAGCTCAAGCTGACCAACAACCTGCTGGACGACAATGGCCAT ATCATCCTCAACTCCATGCACCGCTACCAGCCGCGATTCCACGTGGTCTTCGTGGACCCGCGGAAGGACAGCGAGCGCTACGCCCAGGAGAACTTCAAATCCTTCGTCTTCACAGAGACCCAGTTCACGGCGGTGACGGCCTACCAGAACCACCGG ATCACCCAGCTGAAGATCGCCAGCAACCCTTTTGCCAAGGGCTTTAGAGAGAGTGACCCGGACTCCTG GCCTGTGGCCCCAGGGCCCCTGCTCAGTACCCCAAGCCGGAGTCGCAGCAGCCTCAGTCCCTGCCTGCTGGCAGGTGCCACAGAGCAGGAGAAAG ACCCCAACAAAGCTTCAGCCTCCACCTCCAGGACCCATGTCCGGCTCCACCATCAGCTGCTGCCCTCTCCTGAAGCCCTGCTGGCCCCGGCCACCTACAGGCCCCTCACTTACCAGGGCCTGTACCCTGGAGCCCCAAGCCATCTTGGGATTCCAAGGACCCGACCAGCACCATACCCTCTCCCCAACATCCGGGCTAATGGAGATCAGGGCACCCTGACCCTCCCAGCTGGGCTGGGGCTGCTGTCCCCAACCGCTGCACACCTGGGACCTGGCCAGGACGCTCAGTGA
- the Acy3 gene encoding N-acyl-aromatic-L-amino acid amidohydrolase (carboxylate-forming), protein MCSVPVPWEPLRRVAVTGGTHGNELSGVYLARHWLRDPGELRRPSFSATPVLANPVAAAACRRYVDRDLNRTFTDTLLVSRATPNDPHELTRARELDQLLGPKASGSDRAFDFVLDLHNTTANMGTCLLVDGAHNTFALHLSRHLQLQFPEVPCQVLLTRPPQSARESFSLDSVAKNGMTVELGPQPQGVLRADVFSRMRALVASALDFMELFNQGAAFPAFEMEVYRNLGGEDFPRTQDGDLAGTVHPQLQDRDYEPLQPGAPIFQKFSGEDVLYEGDSTVYPVFINEAAYYEKHVAFLRTEKLMISVPPLPPLSPTPTQVL, encoded by the exons ATGTGCTCCGTGCCGGTGCCCTGGGAGCCCCTGCGCCGTGTGGCCGTGACTGGCGGCACCCATGGCAATGAGCTGTCTGGCGTCTACCTGGCCCGGCACTGGCTGCGGGACCCCGGGGAGCTGCGGAGACCCAGCTTCTCTGCCACTCCCGTGCTGGCTAACCCGGTGGCTGCGGCCGCCTGCCGCCGCTATGTGGACCGTGACCTCAACCGCACCTTCACGGACACCTTACTCGT CTCCAGGGCCACTCCAAATGACCCACACGAACTGACGAGAGCTCGGGAGCTAGACCAGCTGCTGGGGCCCAAGGCCTCTGGCTCCGACCGGGCCTTCGACTTTGTCCTCGATCTGCACAACACCACCGCCAACATGGGCACCTGCCTCCTGGTGGATGGCGCCCACAACACCTTTGCCCTGCACCTGTCCCGCCACCTACAG CTGCAGTTCCCCGAGGTGCCCTGCCAGGTGCTCCTGACCCGGCCACCGCAGTCAGCAAGGGAGAGCTTCAGCCTGGACTCTGTGGCCAAGAACGGAATGA CTGTGGAGTTGGGCCCGCAGCCCCAGGGCGTGCTGCGCGCTGACGTCTTCTCGAGGATGAGAGCCCTGGTGGCCTCCGCTCTGGACTTCATGGAGCTCTTCAACCAGG GCGCGGCCTTCCCTGCCTTCGAGATGGAAGTCTATCGAAACCTGGGCGGCGAGGACTTCCCGCGCACCCAGGACGGGGACCTGGCCGGCACGGTGCACCCGCAGCTGCAG GACAGGGACTATGAGCCTCTGCAGCCAGGTGCACCCATCTTCCAGAAGTTCAGTGGGGAGGATGTGCTGTACGAGGGGGACTCCACTGTGTACCCCGTGTTCATCAACGAGGCTGCCTACTATGAGAAGCACGTGGCCTTCCTCCGGACCGAGAAGCTCATGATTTCTGTGCCCCCACTGCCACCGCTGTCACCCACCCCCACGCAGGTTCTCTAA
- the Aldh3b2 gene encoding aldehyde dehydrogenase family 3 member B2 isoform X3, whose amino-acid sequence MDPVGDTLRRLREAFSSGRTRPAEFRAAQLQGLGRFLTDNRQLLLDALAQDLGKSAFEADVSEFILCQNEVDLALRSLHTWMKDEPVATNLLTKLHSAFIRKEPFGLVLIVAPWNYPLNLTLVPLVGAIAAGNCVVLKPSEISKGTEKVLAEVLPRYLDQSSPNLGRIISQKHFKRLQGLLGCGRVAIGGQSDESELYIAPTVLVDVQETEPVMQEEIFGPILPLVTVRSLDEAIDFINRREKPLALYAFSNSSQVVNQVLEGTSSGNFGGNEGFIYMTLPSLPLGGVGHSGMGRYHGKFSFDTFSHHRACLLSPSGLERLNGIRYPPYGHWSQKLIRWALDSQSCTLL is encoded by the exons ATGGACCCCGTCGGGGACACGCTGCGGCGGCTGCGGGAGGCCTTCAGCTCGGGGCGGACTCGGCCGGCAGAGTTCCGGGCGGCACAGCTCCAGGGCCTGGGCCGCTTCCTGACGGACAACCGGCAGCTGCTGCTGGACGCGCTGGCCCAGGACCTGGGCAAG TCGGCCTTCGAGGCGGACGTGTCGGAGTTCATCCTGTGCCAGAATGAGGTGGACTTGGCCCTCAGGAGCCTGCACACCTGGATGAAGGACGAGCCGGTCGCCACGAACTTG CTCACGAAGCTGCACTCGGCCTTCATCCGCAAGGAGCCCTTCGGCCTGGTGCTCATCGTCGCGCCCTGGAACTACCCGCTGAACCTGACGCTGGTGCCCCTGGTGGGGGCCATCGCTGCAG ggaactgcGTGGTCCTGAAGCCATCGGAAATCAGCAAGGGCACCGAGAAGGTGCTGGCCGAGGTGCTGCCCCGGTACCTGGACCAG agctcccccaacctgggccgcATCATCAGCCAGAAGCATTTCAAGCGGCTCCAGGGACTGCTGGGCTGTGGCCGGGTGGCCATCGGTGGCCAGAGCGACGAGAGCGAGCTCTACATCG CGCCCACTGTGCTGGTGGACGTGCAGGAGACGGAGCCCGTGATGCAGGAGGAGATCTTTGGGCCCATCCTGCCCCTGGTGACCGTGAGGAGCCTGGATGAAGCCATCGACTTCATCAACCGGCGGGAGAAGCCCCTGGCCCTGTACGCCTTCTCCAACAGCTCCCAG GTGGTGAACCAGGTCCTGGAGGGGACCAGCAGCGGCAACTTCGGTGGCAACGAAGGCTTCATCTACATGACTCTGCCCTCCCTGCCCCTGGGTGGAGTGG GCCACAGCGGGATGGGCAGGTACCACGGGAAGTTCTCCTTTGACACCTTCTCGCACCACCGCGCCTGCCTGCTGTCCCCCTCGGGCCTGGAGAGGCTCAACGGGATCCGCTACCCGCCCTACGGCCACTGGAGCCAGAAGCTGATACGGTGGGCCCTGGACTCGCAGAGCTGCACCCTTCTCTGA
- the Aldh3b2 gene encoding aldehyde dehydrogenase family 3 member B2 isoform X2, whose amino-acid sequence MDPVGDTLRRLREAFSSGRTRPAEFRAAQLQGLGRFLTDNRQLLLDALAQDLGKLTKLHSAFIRKEPFGLVLIVAPWNYPLNLTLVPLVGAIAAGNCVVLKPSEISKGTEKVLAEVLPRYLDQSCFAVVLGGPEDTGRLLEHRFDHILFTGSPRVGKIVMAAAAKHLTPVTLELGGKNPCYVDNDCDPQTVANRVTWFRYFNAGQTCVAPDYVLCSPETRQRLLPALQNAITRFYGDDPQSSPNLGRIISQKHFKRLQGLLGCGRVAIGGQSDESELYIAPTVLVDVQETEPVMQEEIFGPILPLVTVRSLDEAIDFINRREKPLALYAFSNSSQVVNQVLEGTSSGNFGGNEGFIYMTLPSLPLGGVGHSGMGRYHGKFSFDTFSHHRACLLSPSGLERLNGIRYPPYGHWSQKLIRWALDSQSCTLL is encoded by the exons ATGGACCCCGTCGGGGACACGCTGCGGCGGCTGCGGGAGGCCTTCAGCTCGGGGCGGACTCGGCCGGCAGAGTTCCGGGCGGCACAGCTCCAGGGCCTGGGCCGCTTCCTGACGGACAACCGGCAGCTGCTGCTGGACGCGCTGGCCCAGGACCTGGGCAAG CTCACGAAGCTGCACTCGGCCTTCATCCGCAAGGAGCCCTTCGGCCTGGTGCTCATCGTCGCGCCCTGGAACTACCCGCTGAACCTGACGCTGGTGCCCCTGGTGGGGGCCATCGCTGCAG ggaactgcGTGGTCCTGAAGCCATCGGAAATCAGCAAGGGCACCGAGAAGGTGCTGGCCGAGGTGCTGCCCCGGTACCTGGACCAG AGCTGCTTTGCCGTGGTGCTGGGCGGGCCCGAGGACACCGGGCGGCTGCTGGAGCACAGATTTGACCACATCCTGTTCACGG GGAGCCCCCGTGTGGGCAAGATCGTCATGGCTGCCGCTGCCAAGCACCTGACACCCGTCACCCTGGAGCTGGGGGGCAAGAACCCGTGCTATGTGGACAACGACTGTGACCCCCAGACCGTGGCCAACCGCGTCACCTGGTTCCGGTACTTCAACGCCGGCCAGACCTGCGTGGCCCCGGATTACGTCCTGTGCAGCCCCGAGACGCGCCAGCGCCTGCTGCCTGCCCTGCAGAACGCCATCACCCGTTTCTATGGCGACGACCCCCAgagctcccccaacctgggccgcATCATCAGCCAGAAGCATTTCAAGCGGCTCCAGGGACTGCTGGGCTGTGGCCGGGTGGCCATCGGTGGCCAGAGCGACGAGAGCGAGCTCTACATCG CGCCCACTGTGCTGGTGGACGTGCAGGAGACGGAGCCCGTGATGCAGGAGGAGATCTTTGGGCCCATCCTGCCCCTGGTGACCGTGAGGAGCCTGGATGAAGCCATCGACTTCATCAACCGGCGGGAGAAGCCCCTGGCCCTGTACGCCTTCTCCAACAGCTCCCAG GTGGTGAACCAGGTCCTGGAGGGGACCAGCAGCGGCAACTTCGGTGGCAACGAAGGCTTCATCTACATGACTCTGCCCTCCCTGCCCCTGGGTGGAGTGG GCCACAGCGGGATGGGCAGGTACCACGGGAAGTTCTCCTTTGACACCTTCTCGCACCACCGCGCCTGCCTGCTGTCCCCCTCGGGCCTGGAGAGGCTCAACGGGATCCGCTACCCGCCCTACGGCCACTGGAGCCAGAAGCTGATACGGTGGGCCCTGGACTCGCAGAGCTGCACCCTTCTCTGA
- the Aldh3b2 gene encoding aldehyde dehydrogenase family 3 member B2 isoform X1, whose translation MKDEPVATNLLTKLHSAFIRKEPFGLVLIVAPWNYPLNLTLVPLVGAIAAGNCVVLKPSEISKGTEKVLAEVLPRYLDQSCFAVVLGGPEDTGRLLEHRFDHILFTGSPRVGKIVMAAAAKHLTPVTLELGGKNPCYVDNDCDPQTVANRVTWFRYFNAGQTCVAPDYVLCSPETRQRLLPALQNAITRFYGDDPQSSPNLGRIISQKHFKRLQGLLGCGRVAIGGQSDESELYIAPTVLVDVQETEPVMQEEIFGPILPLVTVRSLDEAIDFINRREKPLALYAFSNSSQVVNQVLEGTSSGNFGGNEGFIYMTLPSLPLGGVGHSGMGRYHGKFSFDTFSHHRACLLSPSGLERLNGIRYPPYGHWSQKLIRWALDSQSCTLL comes from the exons ATGAAGGACGAGCCGGTCGCCACGAACTTG CTCACGAAGCTGCACTCGGCCTTCATCCGCAAGGAGCCCTTCGGCCTGGTGCTCATCGTCGCGCCCTGGAACTACCCGCTGAACCTGACGCTGGTGCCCCTGGTGGGGGCCATCGCTGCAG ggaactgcGTGGTCCTGAAGCCATCGGAAATCAGCAAGGGCACCGAGAAGGTGCTGGCCGAGGTGCTGCCCCGGTACCTGGACCAG AGCTGCTTTGCCGTGGTGCTGGGCGGGCCCGAGGACACCGGGCGGCTGCTGGAGCACAGATTTGACCACATCCTGTTCACGG GGAGCCCCCGTGTGGGCAAGATCGTCATGGCTGCCGCTGCCAAGCACCTGACACCCGTCACCCTGGAGCTGGGGGGCAAGAACCCGTGCTATGTGGACAACGACTGTGACCCCCAGACCGTGGCCAACCGCGTCACCTGGTTCCGGTACTTCAACGCCGGCCAGACCTGCGTGGCCCCGGATTACGTCCTGTGCAGCCCCGAGACGCGCCAGCGCCTGCTGCCTGCCCTGCAGAACGCCATCACCCGTTTCTATGGCGACGACCCCCAgagctcccccaacctgggccgcATCATCAGCCAGAAGCATTTCAAGCGGCTCCAGGGACTGCTGGGCTGTGGCCGGGTGGCCATCGGTGGCCAGAGCGACGAGAGCGAGCTCTACATCG CGCCCACTGTGCTGGTGGACGTGCAGGAGACGGAGCCCGTGATGCAGGAGGAGATCTTTGGGCCCATCCTGCCCCTGGTGACCGTGAGGAGCCTGGATGAAGCCATCGACTTCATCAACCGGCGGGAGAAGCCCCTGGCCCTGTACGCCTTCTCCAACAGCTCCCAG GTGGTGAACCAGGTCCTGGAGGGGACCAGCAGCGGCAACTTCGGTGGCAACGAAGGCTTCATCTACATGACTCTGCCCTCCCTGCCCCTGGGTGGAGTGG GCCACAGCGGGATGGGCAGGTACCACGGGAAGTTCTCCTTTGACACCTTCTCGCACCACCGCGCCTGCCTGCTGTCCCCCTCGGGCCTGGAGAGGCTCAACGGGATCCGCTACCCGCCCTACGGCCACTGGAGCCAGAAGCTGATACGGTGGGCCCTGGACTCGCAGAGCTGCACCCTTCTCTGA